One Halolamina litorea genomic window carries:
- a CDS encoding translation initiation factor IF-2 subunit alpha, whose product MAGNEWPEPGELVVGTVDEIADFGVFVDLEGYEHRGLVHISEVASGWIKNVRDHVSVGRTVVAKVLEVDESAQQVDLSLKDVNEHQRKETIQRWKNQQKAEKWMELAFGEDHGRDDVVEALLVDHDSLYDAFEDAAIHGMEALEDVDIDDDAVQAVVQTARENVSVPYVNVTGYVDIRSPGPDGVDDVKTALRAAEGEGDDDVPEEVELSVSYVGAPEYRIEVQAPDYKVAESELEDAAARAKAAIEELGGTAEYHRERREDEE is encoded by the coding sequence ATGGCGGGGAACGAGTGGCCCGAACCGGGTGAGCTCGTCGTCGGCACCGTCGACGAGATCGCCGACTTCGGCGTGTTCGTCGACCTCGAAGGCTACGAGCACCGCGGACTGGTCCACATCTCGGAGGTCGCCTCCGGGTGGATCAAGAACGTCCGCGACCACGTGAGCGTCGGCCGCACGGTCGTCGCCAAGGTGCTCGAAGTCGACGAGTCGGCCCAACAGGTCGACCTCTCGCTCAAGGACGTCAACGAACACCAGCGCAAGGAGACGATCCAGCGCTGGAAAAACCAGCAGAAAGCCGAGAAGTGGATGGAACTCGCCTTCGGCGAGGACCACGGCCGCGACGACGTGGTCGAGGCGCTGCTGGTCGACCACGACTCGCTGTACGACGCCTTCGAGGACGCCGCCATCCACGGGATGGAGGCACTCGAGGACGTCGACATCGACGACGACGCCGTCCAGGCGGTCGTGCAGACCGCCCGGGAGAACGTCTCGGTTCCGTACGTCAACGTGACCGGCTACGTCGACATCCGTTCGCCCGGTCCCGACGGCGTCGACGACGTGAAGACGGCGCTGCGTGCGGCCGAAGGCGAGGGCGACGACGACGTCCCCGAGGAGGTCGAACTGTCGGTCTCCTACGTCGGCGCGCCGGAGTACCGCATCGAGGTGCAGGCACCCGACTACAAGGTCGCGGAGTCCGAACTCGAGGACGCGGCGGCCCGCGCGAAAGCCGCCATCGAGGAACTCGGCGGCACCGCCGAGTACCACCGCGAACGCCGGGAAGACGAGGAATGA
- a CDS encoding PAC2 family protein: MDPIDIETLEDPELREPVLVEGLPGVGHVGKLAAEHLLEEFESTLVRRVYADEFPPQVDVDEDGVASLTCASFHAVDLSSPTPTEIEEEEEEDGEADGDADPDGADSEDDALADGGETEEGDDETENAEDDEGPGTVTADRDLLVLTGNHQAGSNKGHYQLTEAFLDVAEEFGVEEAYALGGVPTGELIEEHNVLGAVSDADLIDSLADAGVEFRGDEPAGGIVGVSGLLLGLGGRRGFDVACLMGETSGYLVDPKSAKAVLETLEAQLDFRVDFAALEKRAEEMEEVVGKIQQMQEGGGGMGGDEELRYIG; the protein is encoded by the coding sequence ATGGACCCCATCGATATCGAGACCCTCGAAGACCCCGAACTCCGGGAGCCCGTGCTGGTCGAGGGACTCCCCGGCGTCGGCCACGTGGGAAAACTCGCCGCCGAGCACCTCCTCGAGGAGTTCGAGAGTACGCTCGTTCGCCGAGTGTACGCCGACGAGTTCCCCCCCCAGGTCGACGTCGACGAGGACGGCGTCGCCTCGCTCACCTGTGCGTCCTTCCACGCGGTCGACCTCTCCTCGCCGACGCCGACCGAAATCGAGGAAGAGGAAGAGGAAGACGGGGAAGCCGACGGTGATGCCGACCCCGACGGGGCGGACTCCGAGGATGACGCACTCGCCGACGGCGGCGAAACCGAGGAGGGAGACGACGAGACCGAGAACGCCGAAGACGACGAGGGGCCCGGGACGGTCACTGCGGACCGGGACCTGCTCGTGCTGACCGGCAACCACCAGGCCGGGAGCAACAAGGGCCACTACCAGCTAACCGAGGCGTTCCTCGACGTCGCCGAGGAGTTCGGCGTCGAGGAGGCCTACGCGCTCGGCGGCGTCCCGACCGGTGAACTCATCGAGGAACACAACGTCCTCGGCGCCGTCAGCGACGCCGACCTCATCGACTCGCTGGCCGACGCCGGCGTGGAGTTCCGCGGTGACGAGCCAGCCGGGGGCATCGTCGGCGTTTCGGGGCTGCTGCTCGGCCTCGGCGGCCGTCGCGGGTTCGACGTGGCCTGCCTGATGGGCGAGACCAGCGGCTACCTCGTCGACCCAAAGAGCGCGAAGGCGGTGCTGGAGACCCTCGAGGCCCAACTCGACTTCCGCGTCGACTTCGCCGCACTCGAGAAACGCGCCGAGGAGATGGAGGAAGTCGTCGGCAAGATCCAGCAGATGCAGGAGGGCGGTGGCGGGATGGGCGGCGACGAGGAGCTTCGGTACATCGGCTGA
- a CDS encoding RNA-protein complex protein Nop10, with protein MTKSDIRVCSAWESAHERPVYTLSSTCPDCGADAINSAPAPFDPADPYGAYRRRARDEGPDTS; from the coding sequence ATGACGAAATCGGACATCCGCGTCTGTTCGGCGTGGGAGTCCGCACACGAACGTCCCGTCTACACGCTTTCTTCGACCTGTCCCGACTGTGGCGCCGACGCGATCAACTCCGCGCCCGCGCCGTTCGATCCGGCGGACCCCTACGGCGCGTACCGGCGGCGGGCCCGCGACGAGGGGCCTGACACGTCCTGA